In a single window of the bacterium HR11 genome:
- the pknB_4 gene encoding Serine/threonine-protein kinase PknB yields MAGREGGAIPERIGKYVIRRLLGQGGMGRVYHAYDPLIGRDVAIKVMLPEAAQNPDWKERFVREAQAAGHLRHPNIVTIHDLGEEGGVPYIVMEYLEGEDLDDLIRRQAPLSVLEKLDIIRQVCDALGYAHARGIIHRDIKPSNIRLLEGRVPKVMDFGIAKMGATHLTQTGLTVGTPHYMAPEQIRGERARIDGRTDIFALGVVLYEFLFYRRPFEGDHPLTVFYKILSPEPVAIPDVPAFPYNPDIRAVLARALAKDPAERYPSAYDMERDLAALIRRLGEWYDQTTQPAAAAVATDTAETISAAETAVVPGRTPTPSEVSIAMEPAGRGPGRRTWLRWALLAGSLLGLGLGGGIAYQVLHRRAGAPARVSTPPGTEPTKSEGPPTLRASPAPATEPPPAETHPAPTPEARETTETPGTLALNVLPWAEVLSIRRVSDGWTPPLPTPNDTPLWVTDVRPGVYEIQVRHPRLARPVTFRVTVEAGKVQKFTYDLQEVLIPEAP; encoded by the coding sequence ATGGCCGGACGGGAGGGCGGGGCGATCCCGGAACGTATCGGCAAGTATGTCATCCGGCGTCTCCTCGGCCAGGGCGGGATGGGCCGGGTCTATCATGCGTACGACCCCCTCATCGGCCGGGACGTAGCCATCAAGGTCATGCTCCCGGAGGCGGCCCAGAACCCGGACTGGAAGGAGCGATTCGTCCGGGAGGCTCAGGCGGCGGGCCACCTGCGGCATCCGAACATCGTGACGATCCACGACCTCGGGGAGGAGGGCGGCGTCCCTTACATCGTCATGGAGTACCTCGAGGGGGAGGACCTGGACGACCTCATCCGCCGGCAGGCGCCCCTGAGCGTCCTGGAAAAGCTCGACATCATCCGGCAGGTCTGCGACGCCCTGGGGTACGCCCACGCCCGGGGCATCATCCATCGGGACATCAAGCCCTCGAACATCCGTCTCCTGGAGGGCCGCGTCCCGAAGGTCATGGACTTCGGGATCGCCAAGATGGGGGCGACCCACCTGACCCAGACGGGCCTGACGGTCGGGACGCCCCACTACATGGCACCCGAGCAGATCCGCGGCGAGCGGGCCCGGATCGATGGCCGGACGGACATCTTCGCCCTGGGCGTCGTCCTCTACGAATTCCTGTTCTACCGGCGACCCTTCGAGGGGGACCACCCCCTGACGGTCTTTTACAAGATCCTTTCCCCCGAACCCGTCGCGATCCCGGACGTCCCGGCCTTTCCGTACAACCCCGACATCCGGGCCGTCCTGGCCCGGGCCCTGGCGAAGGACCCGGCAGAGCGGTATCCCTCGGCCTACGACATGGAGCGGGACTTGGCGGCCCTCATCCGACGGCTGGGCGAGTGGTACGACCAGACGACCCAACCGGCGGCCGCGGCGGTCGCCACCGACACGGCCGAGACGATATCGGCAGCCGAGACGGCCGTCGTTCCGGGTCGGACGCCGACGCCCTCGGAGGTTTCCATCGCGATGGAGCCGGCCGGTCGGGGCCCGGGCCGACGGACGTGGCTCCGGTGGGCCCTGCTGGCGGGGAGTCTCCTGGGCCTGGGCCTTGGGGGCGGGATTGCCTATCAGGTCCTCCATCGGCGCGCCGGGGCACCGGCCCGGGTATCGACGCCGCCGGGGACCGAGCCGACGAAATCGGAGGGCCCGCCTACCCTTCGGGCCTCCCCCGCGCCGGCGACCGAACCCCCGCCGGCTGAGACCCACCCGGCCCCGACACCTGAAGCCCGGGAGACGACGGAGACGCCGGGAACGTTGGCCCTGAACGTCCTCCCCTGGGCGGAGGTCCTGAGCATCCGGCGGGTTTCCGACGGCTGGACGCCGCCGCTTCCGACGCCGAACGACACGCCCCTATGGGTGACCGACGTCCGACCCGGCGTTTACGAAATTCAGGTCCGGCATCCCCGGCTGGCCCGACCGGTGACGTTCCGGGTCACCGTCGAGGCGGGGAAGGTCCAAAAGTTTACGTATGACCTGCAGGAGGTCCTCATTCCGGAGGCCCCGTGA
- the rho gene encoding Transcription termination factor Rho has protein sequence MKYRLIARELVLPDGTLNLSRLRLLETRDLKQFAAELGLEDVDSKPNYELINEIIQRQVEQGKWICAEGVLEILEGKGYGFLRYAANSYLASPDDVYVSPSQIRKFNLRTGDTLFGIVRPPKEDEKYYALIKVESINYEDPESIRYRAKFEELTPIHPNERIRLETDRGDLSGRVMDLLTPIGKGQRGLIVSAPRAGKTMLLQTIAKACVRNHPEIILILLLIDERPEEVTEMKRVVPEAEVISSTFDEPPTRHVQVVDIVLEKAKRLVEQRYDVAILLDSLTRLTRANNAVTPPSGRVMSGGIDASAFQRPKRFFGAARNIEEGGSLTIIASCLVDTGSRMDDVIFEEFKGTGNMEVHLDRRLVDRRVFPAIDFLKSGTRKEELLLTEDELNAIWLLRKSLSQLNPLDAMETLINQLAKTRSNAEFLAMIRRQLAGQVPAAS, from the coding sequence ATGAAATACCGATTGATCGCCCGCGAATTGGTCCTCCCCGACGGCACGCTCAACCTCTCCCGGCTTCGCTTGCTGGAGACCCGGGACCTGAAGCAGTTTGCCGCCGAGCTGGGCTTGGAGGACGTCGATTCCAAGCCCAACTACGAGCTGATCAACGAGATCATCCAGCGGCAGGTCGAGCAGGGGAAGTGGATTTGCGCCGAGGGCGTGCTGGAGATCCTGGAAGGCAAGGGCTACGGATTCCTGCGCTACGCCGCCAACAGCTACCTGGCCAGTCCTGACGACGTCTACGTCTCGCCGTCCCAGATCCGGAAGTTCAACCTCCGGACCGGCGATACCCTGTTTGGCATCGTCCGCCCCCCCAAGGAAGACGAAAAGTACTACGCCCTCATTAAGGTCGAGTCGATCAACTATGAGGACCCCGAGAGCATCCGGTATCGGGCCAAGTTCGAGGAGCTGACGCCCATCCATCCCAACGAGCGGATTCGCCTGGAGACGGACCGGGGCGACCTCTCGGGCCGGGTCATGGACCTCCTGACGCCCATCGGGAAGGGCCAGCGGGGTCTCATCGTCTCGGCGCCCCGGGCCGGCAAGACGATGCTCTTGCAGACCATCGCCAAGGCCTGCGTGCGGAACCACCCGGAGATCATCCTGATCCTCTTGCTGATCGACGAACGGCCCGAGGAAGTGACTGAAATGAAGCGGGTCGTCCCCGAAGCCGAGGTCATCAGCTCGACCTTCGACGAGCCCCCGACCCGTCACGTCCAGGTCGTCGACATCGTCCTCGAGAAGGCCAAGCGTCTGGTCGAACAGCGGTACGACGTGGCCATCCTGTTAGACAGCCTGACGCGTCTGACCCGGGCCAACAACGCCGTGACGCCGCCGAGCGGTCGGGTCATGAGCGGTGGCATCGATGCCAGCGCCTTTCAGCGACCCAAGCGTTTCTTCGGGGCGGCCCGGAATATCGAGGAGGGCGGAAGCCTCACGATCATCGCCTCCTGCTTGGTCGATACGGGGTCCCGGATGGACGACGTGATCTTCGAGGAATTCAAGGGTACGGGTAACATGGAAGTCCACCTCGACCGCCGCTTGGTCGACCGCCGGGTCTTCCCGGCCATCGACTTCTTGAAGTCCGGGACCCGGAAGGAAGAGCTCCTCCTGACGGAGGACGAGTTGAACGCCATCTGGCTCCTCCGGAAGTCCCTCAGCCAGCTCAACCCCTTGGACGCCATGGAGACGCTCATCAACCAACTGGCCAAGACCCGGAGCAACGCCGAGTTCCTGGCCATGATCCGGCGCCAGCTGGCCGGTCAGGTCCCGGCCGCCAGCTAA
- the engB gene encoding putative GTP-binding protein EngB: protein MRIRQAVLEYSAYRVQDLRPGTGPEIAFVGRSNAGKSSVINRLVGRRLARVGKRPGHTPALNFYQIDTHCYWVDFPGYGYAQRSQVERDRWRWLAESYFRHRPNLRGVILIMDSRHAPTPLDERLVRWLAPLGYPMVGVLNKVDLLGPAERAALERRMTAWAWRENLTAVVPFSARTGEGRTALLAWIQKLCFEEPR, encoded by the coding sequence TTGCGGATTCGCCAAGCCGTTTTGGAGTACAGCGCCTATCGAGTCCAAGACTTACGCCCAGGGACCGGGCCCGAAATCGCTTTCGTCGGCCGTTCCAACGCGGGTAAGTCGTCGGTCATCAATCGTTTGGTCGGGCGTCGCTTGGCCCGCGTGGGGAAGCGGCCCGGTCACACGCCCGCCCTGAATTTTTATCAAATTGACACACATTGTTACTGGGTCGATTTCCCCGGTTACGGTTACGCCCAACGCTCGCAGGTCGAGCGGGACCGCTGGCGTTGGTTGGCCGAATCGTATTTCCGTCACCGTCCCAACCTGCGGGGGGTCATCCTGATCATGGACAGCCGCCATGCACCCACGCCCCTGGACGAACGCCTGGTCCGATGGCTCGCCCCCTTGGGCTACCCCATGGTCGGGGTCTTGAATAAAGTCGACCTCTTAGGTCCGGCCGAGCGGGCGGCGCTGGAACGGCGGATGACCGCCTGGGCTTGGCGGGAGAACCTCACGGCTGTCGTACCCTTCTCGGCCCGCACGGGGGAAGGCCGAACCGCACTCCTGGCTTGGATTCAAAAACTTTGCTTCGAGGAGCCACGATGA
- the moaC gene encoding Cyclic pyranopterin monophosphate synthase, which translates to MDTWTHVDETGQGVRMVDVSAKSVTRRRAWAEGHIRMSASTRRRLQVEGSPKGPILETARLAGIQAAKQTGWLIPLCHPLPLDEVRIEFEWTDDGLRVEAFVQAEARTGVEMEALTAVAVACLTVYDMCKAVDRSMAITDVRLLRKEGGRSGRVELGEPRLIRPSDADG; encoded by the coding sequence ATGGATACATGGACGCACGTCGATGAGACGGGTCAGGGCGTCCGGATGGTCGACGTCAGCGCCAAGTCTGTGACGCGCCGACGGGCCTGGGCCGAGGGCCACATCCGCATGAGCGCATCGACCCGGCGGCGCCTCCAGGTGGAGGGAAGTCCCAAGGGACCCATCCTGGAAACGGCCCGGCTGGCGGGCATCCAGGCCGCCAAGCAGACAGGGTGGCTGATCCCCCTGTGTCATCCCCTACCCCTCGACGAGGTCCGCATCGAGTTCGAGTGGACCGACGATGGCCTCCGGGTCGAGGCCTTCGTGCAGGCCGAAGCCCGCACGGGCGTCGAGATGGAGGCCCTGACGGCCGTCGCCGTCGCCTGCCTGACGGTCTATGACATGTGCAAGGCCGTCGACCGTTCGATGGCCATCACGGACGTCCGCCTGCTCCGGAAGGAGGGCGGGCGCTCGGGCCGCGTCGAGCTCGGCGAACCCCGCCTGATTCGGCCGTCCGATGCCGACGGGTAG
- the mog gene encoding Molybdopterin adenylyltransferase codes for MGRETVWSEIRAGVLTCSDSCFYRGLSDDSGQWLREVLAAQGSSVICYAVVPDEEDRIAATLLDWVDRQGCDLILTTGGTGLGPRDVTPEATARVIQRAAPSLLEYARWQTGQANPLAYLSRGVAGVRGHCLIVNFPGNVKAVQEYWHVLKPLLEHGLALLKGYRLHPRSPT; via the coding sequence ATGGGCCGTGAAACGGTATGGTCCGAAATCCGGGCCGGCGTGCTGACGTGTAGCGATTCCTGCTTCTATCGGGGCCTGTCGGACGACTCGGGCCAGTGGCTCCGGGAGGTCCTGGCGGCCCAGGGGAGCTCCGTCATCTGTTATGCCGTCGTACCGGATGAGGAGGACCGTATCGCGGCCACGCTCCTCGACTGGGTCGACCGCCAGGGCTGTGACCTCATCCTCACGACGGGCGGGACCGGCCTGGGGCCACGGGACGTGACCCCCGAGGCTACGGCCCGGGTCATCCAGCGGGCGGCCCCGAGCCTGCTCGAGTACGCCCGCTGGCAGACGGGTCAGGCCAACCCCTTGGCCTACCTGAGCCGGGGCGTCGCCGGCGTGCGAGGCCACTGCCTCATCGTCAACTTTCCGGGAAACGTGAAGGCCGTCCAGGAGTACTGGCACGTCTTGAAGCCCCTGCTGGAGCACGGCCTAGCCCTCCTGAAGGGCTACCGGCTTCATCCACGGAGTCCGACATGA
- the czcD gene encoding Cadmium, cobalt and zinc/H(+)-K(+) antiporter — translation MSASHPVPSVVPPVTPAGELGTRGFRTLAFVWGLTAGTFVAEVLGGWWSNSLALIADAFHMLTDLSALSLSLFALWISRRPATARRTFGYYRVEILVALLNASLLVVTAGGVTWKAWERLRTPVAIQAPLMFGVAAVGLVINLVGILILRRYATENLNLRTALLHVASDALGSVSALTAALAVWLKGWTRADAVVSLGLSGLILYSAVRVIREAVHILMEGTPRHIDLEELRQALLEVRGIRDVHDLHVWTVTPGVEAMSGHAVVEDLQQTHEILTEARRILQTRFHIQHVTLQIECCDFRPTEPEI, via the coding sequence ATGAGTGCGTCGCACCCCGTCCCTTCCGTCGTCCCGCCGGTGACCCCGGCTGGGGAGCTCGGGACTCGGGGGTTCCGGACCCTGGCCTTCGTGTGGGGTCTCACGGCGGGGACCTTCGTGGCCGAGGTCCTCGGCGGCTGGTGGAGTAACAGCCTGGCCCTGATCGCCGACGCCTTCCACATGTTGACGGACCTGAGCGCCCTCTCTTTGAGCCTGTTCGCCCTCTGGATCAGCCGGCGGCCGGCCACGGCCCGACGGACGTTTGGCTACTACCGGGTCGAGATCCTGGTCGCCCTGCTGAACGCCAGCCTCCTGGTCGTCACGGCCGGCGGGGTCACCTGGAAGGCCTGGGAGCGGCTTCGGACGCCCGTGGCGATTCAAGCCCCCCTGATGTTCGGGGTCGCCGCGGTAGGCCTCGTCATAAATCTCGTTGGAATCCTGATCCTCCGTCGGTACGCGACCGAGAACCTCAATCTCCGGACGGCCCTGCTTCACGTCGCATCCGACGCCCTGGGCTCCGTGAGCGCCCTGACGGCGGCCCTGGCCGTCTGGCTGAAGGGATGGACGCGGGCCGACGCCGTCGTGAGCCTCGGCCTCAGCGGCCTGATCCTGTACAGCGCCGTGCGGGTCATCCGGGAAGCCGTCCACATCCTGATGGAGGGGACGCCCCGGCATATCGACCTCGAGGAGCTCCGTCAGGCCCTCTTAGAGGTCCGGGGCATCCGGGACGTGCATGACCTCCACGTCTGGACCGTCACGCCCGGCGTCGAGGCCATGAGCGGCCATGCCGTCGTCGAGGACCTCCAGCAGACCCACGAGATCCTGACCGAGGCCCGGCGTATCCTGCAGACGCGATTCCACATCCAGCACGTCACCCTGCAGATCGAGTGCTGTGACTTTCGGCCCACGGAGCCGGAGATCTAA